From Mesorhizobium sp. Pch-S:
CTCGCCCGCTTCAAGGCAACCCGTCGTCTCAACGACGAGCACCCGATCGAGCAGGTCGGCGAGAAGCTGCGTGGCATGATGCCGTGGATTTCGAAGAACAAGCTGGTCGACAAGGCAAAGAACTGAGCCCCGTCGAACACTTCGGACCGTCGCGGAGCGCAGGATGCTTCGCGACGCCATCCTCAAGTAATGTTCAGTCGCAAAAATCCAGACCGGCGAATCACTTCGCCGGTCTTTTTCATGTGCCATTCCGGCACGGTTTCAACTGGCATGAAGGTCGCTTGTCGTTGGTCGGGAGGGCAACATCCAGAAATGGATGTGCCGGGGTGGCCATGCCCGCAAGTTGCGGGAAGCCAACAGTTCCGTACCGATTCGACCGGTCCCGCGGGGGGCGCCTGGCGGCGGTGCGAGAGCCGGCGCGGCGGGGGGCCGCGCCGGCTCAGTCATCTGTTAGACCTGCGTTTTAGTAGCGGTAAGGCGATACGCATTGCCGGCGTGGTCCGTAATTGGGCTGGAAGGTGTTGTCCCAGGCCCGGTACGAACGGTAACGCGAGTAACACCACTGCACGTGTCCGGATGCGCGCGGCGCACGGTACACAGGGCGCGGGCGATAATAATCGTTGTAGATAAGGCCGGAGCCAAGCAGGCCGAGGCCGAGATAGACCCCCGAATTGTCCCAGCCTCTGCGGTAGTGGCGGCGATAACGCCAACCGTCATCGCGCCAGCCGCGGTCGCCCCGCCAATGGCGGCCGCGCCAGCCATCGTCGCGCCATCCGTCACGACGCCAGCCCCGATCGCCTCGCCACCCGCGATCTCCTCGCCAACCATCGCCGCGCCATCCGCGCCGCCATTCATTGTTCCTTATTCCACCGCCGCCACCGCCACCGGCCCAGCTGTCGCGAACCTTCAGGACATCGGATTGCGTTGGGGGTGTCGGCATCGCTGGTGCCGGCATCGGAACTGAAAAGGCCGGTGCAGAGAGACCGACGAGCAGGCCGAGCGTCACGAGCCCGGTACGAAAGTTGATGAGCCGTTTCATAACACTCTCCAATGAAACACAGGCCCCGCGCCCTTGGATTCCGAGGGAGGACGCGACAATGGGCTTTGATCCATGAACGGGCGATGAATGGAAAGGTTTCATCAACTATTCCAAACAGCTTGTCGCGTCCCGTTATCGAACAGGTTCAGCCTTGTCTTTGGAGCGGCTTGCAGGCAAAGCTCGCATCATGTCGCTGCGCCTCGCCACCTTCAATGTCGAGAACCTGATGAACAGGTTCGATTTTTCGGGCTACCGCAATCAGCTCAACGAGGATCGTACGCTGGCGCTCTTTGATATCCGCAGCGAGGCCGAGTACCGGCAGCTCGAACAGGCGCGGGTGATCGCCCATTCCGACGACACCCGGCAACTCACGGCACTGGCAATCGCCGCGACACGGGCTGACATCATCTGCCTGCAGGAGGTGGACAACATCGAGGCGTTGAAAGCCTTTGAATACGGCTATCTGTTCAAGATGGTGGGTGAGGGCTATCGCCAGAAATACACCACCGACGGCAACGATTCACGCGGCATCGATGTTGCCGTGATGATGCGGACCGAGACCGCGCATGGCCAGCCGATCGATTTCGTACGCATGACTAGCCATGCCTATGTCACCTTCGAGCAATTCGGACTGTTCACGCCGGAGCTTGCAGCGCTCGGCTATGAAGCCAACGAGCGCATTTTCCGGCGTGATTGCCTGGAGATCGACGTCACGGTCGGAGGCGTGCCACTGACGCTCTATCTGGTGCATTTCAAGTCGATGGGGCCGCCGCGCAACGGGCTGGATGGCCGTGCGGCGACGATGCCGCTGCGCAACGCGGAAGCGAAAGCGGTGCGCCGTATCATCGAGCAGCGTTTCGGTGCCGAACATGCCGCTTCCAAGCGCTGGGCGATCTGCGGCGACATGAACGACTATCGCCATCGCGTGCTGATCGGTGGTGATGCCTATGGCGGCTACAATTTCCAGCCGGTGGCGGAAACTGAAACCTGCCTGAACGTTTTCCTGGCTGATGGCTTTGCCGAGAACATCGTCGAGCGACGTCCTGAAATCGATCGCTGGACGCTCTATCATACGCGTGGTCCCCAGGAGCGGCACCTGTGCCAGCTCGACTACATCCTGTTGTCGAAAGGCCTTGCCGCGCGCAATGCAGCCATCCCCGACATCATCCGCAACGGACAGCCCTGGCGTACTCCATTCCCGCCCGGCCAGGAGATCGAGCGTTTTCCACGCATCGGCTGGGACAGGCCAAAGGCTTCCGATCATTGTCCGGTGGCGGTCACGCTGGATCTCGTCTGAGAATGGCTCGCTTCGAAATTCCGCGTGGCGCCATTGTGCCCGTTACCTCGGTGGATGTGCGGCTCGACCCCGCACCGCATCCGTTCGAAATCGAGAACATGGCGCTCGTCGAAGAGAACTGGCGACAGGAGCACGCTGCCAATCCGCGTCTCTACGATGGCACCCTGACGCTTCCGTCGGAGCTGAAGCTCAGCAGTCAGGGTGAACTGGTCGGTCGCTGCCACGTGGCGCGGTTTGCAACAATGCTCTATTGGCGCAAGAACAAGGGAAGTCCCGGCATTGAACATTGTTTTGCGCAGGCCGCGCTGGTGGCAAACGACGGTGCGTTGATTGCGGTGCGCATGGGCCCCCACACCGCCAATGCCGGCCGCGTCTATTTCGCGGCCGGTTCCTTCGAACCCGAAGATTTTGTCGGCGGCCGTGCCGATACTGTGGGCAACATGCATCGTGAGGTGATGGAAGAAACCGGGCTCGACTTGACCCACACGCCGCGTGAGCCGGGCTACCATCTGCATTCGATCAACGGCTCGACCATGCTGTTTCGCCGCTATTATCTCGACGAGGCCGCCGAGGCCGTGGCTGACCGGATACGAGCCTTCGTCGCCTCCGAGATCGAACCGGAGATCGAAGGTCCGGTGATCGTCCGTTCCGCAAGTGATCTGCCCGAAGGAACGCTCAATCATCTCGCCGCCGTAGCACGCTGGCATTTCACCTGAGTTCTGCAACCCGTCAGACAATCCTTGCTACCGGGATGCCGTTGCGTCACTGGTTGGCGTCGGCGATTTTGCCCGGCTGCTTCGGAGGGAGATCATGATCATGCAGACTGTTCAAAGGTGCCTTTTGTCCAGCATGATCGCGCTGGCGGCATTGTCCTACAGTGGTGCAGCGGGCGCACTCGACAGCGGCAGCACCGGCGCCAAGGTGATCGTAAAGCCATTGGCCTCGGCCACGACCACCGCCAGCGGACAACCGATCGTGTTGCCGCAGAAAAATGTGCAGGTCCTGGTCTCGACTTACGAGATCCCGAGTGGCGCGACTTTGCCGGTGCACAAGCATCCGTCGGCCCGCTACGCCTATGTCCAGGGCGGCACCCTGCAGGTGACCAATGTCGAGACTGGCCAAAGCAAGACCTACCAAGCCGGCGATTTTATCATCGAAATGATCGATACCTGGCATCAGGCC
This genomic window contains:
- a CDS encoding BA14K family protein encodes the protein MKRLINFRTGLVTLGLLVGLSAPAFSVPMPAPAMPTPPTQSDVLKVRDSWAGGGGGGGIRNNEWRRGWRGDGWRGDRGWRGDRGWRRDGWRDDGWRGRHWRGDRGWRDDGWRYRRHYRRGWDNSGVYLGLGLLGSGLIYNDYYRPRPVYRAPRASGHVQWCYSRYRSYRAWDNTFQPNYGPRRQCVSPYRY
- a CDS encoding endonuclease/exonuclease/phosphatase family protein, which encodes MSLRLATFNVENLMNRFDFSGYRNQLNEDRTLALFDIRSEAEYRQLEQARVIAHSDDTRQLTALAIAATRADIICLQEVDNIEALKAFEYGYLFKMVGEGYRQKYTTDGNDSRGIDVAVMMRTETAHGQPIDFVRMTSHAYVTFEQFGLFTPELAALGYEANERIFRRDCLEIDVTVGGVPLTLYLVHFKSMGPPRNGLDGRAATMPLRNAEAKAVRRIIEQRFGAEHAASKRWAICGDMNDYRHRVLIGGDAYGGYNFQPVAETETCLNVFLADGFAENIVERRPEIDRWTLYHTRGPQERHLCQLDYILLSKGLAARNAAIPDIIRNGQPWRTPFPPGQEIERFPRIGWDRPKASDHCPVAVTLDLV
- a CDS encoding NUDIX hydrolase, which produces MARFEIPRGAIVPVTSVDVRLDPAPHPFEIENMALVEENWRQEHAANPRLYDGTLTLPSELKLSSQGELVGRCHVARFATMLYWRKNKGSPGIEHCFAQAALVANDGALIAVRMGPHTANAGRVYFAAGSFEPEDFVGGRADTVGNMHREVMEETGLDLTHTPREPGYHLHSINGSTMLFRRYYLDEAAEAVADRIRAFVASEIEPEIEGPVIVRSASDLPEGTLNHLAAVARWHFT
- a CDS encoding cupin domain-containing protein; this translates as MIMQTVQRCLLSSMIALAALSYSGAAGALDSGSTGAKVIVKPLASATTTASGQPIVLPQKNVQVLVSTYEIPSGATLPVHKHPSARYAYVQGGTLQVTNVETGQSKTYQAGDFIIEMIDTWHQAVNLGADPVKLLVIDQVEEGTANTLLRK